ACACAGTTTGGCGAGCCAGTGCTCAAACAAGCAGGGAAGAAAGTCGAGGTCTTCGATGAGGCCTTGAAAAAACTCTCCGAGGATATGTTTGAAACAATGTACGCCGAGGAAGGCATTGGGTTAGCGGCCCAGCAGATCGACAAAGCGATCCAGATGTTTGTCATCGACCTGTGTGTCCGTGAGAAGGACATTGATTTCAGCTATACACTGGATGGCCGCACACCACCACTTGAACTCATCATGCCGATGGTCATGATCAATCCGGAAATTGAAACATCTGGCGAAGAGCTACCCTATGAAGAAGGTTGTTTGTCATTTCCAGGCATACGTGGAAATGTTATTCGTCCCAGTGTCGTGCGGGTCAAATATCAGGACATTACCGGACAATCACATGACCTGGAATGCGATGGCATCTTCGCCCGCGTGATCCTGCATGAGAATGACCACATCGAAGGCACGCTTTTTATTGAGCGCATGCACCCGGATGTTCTACGACCTCTGGAATCCAAGTTAAAAAAGCTGAAACGCAAGACCAGGGACTTCCTCAAACGCCGGGGAGGATAAGCACATGATGCACTTTGCATTTTTCATTTGCTGTTTAGACTATTGTCGCAAATTCAACGCCTTTGTGCCGTTTGAAGACGTTTGTTGTTGATTAGGGAATCCGGTAGGCTACAGGTTCACCTCAATGGAGATCGAACAAGTTGCCGCCCAATTATTCACACTTCGGGATTTTGTTAAAACCCCGGAAGACATCGCCAAGAGCCTGGAGAAAGTTGCTGCGATTGGCTACAAGGCCGTTCAAGCCAGTGCACTTGGCCCAATCGAGCCAGAAGAGCTCAAAAAAATCGCACGGGACAATGGGCTGACCATTTGCGCGACTCATGAATCCGGAGATTTGATTCGTCAGGAGCCTGAGAAGGTCGTCGAGAAACTCGCCGAACTCGATTGCAAGTACACAGCTTATCCCT
The Rubellicoccus peritrichatus DNA segment above includes these coding regions:
- a CDS encoding peptide deformylase, coding for MRVTQFGEPVLKQAGKKVEVFDEALKKLSEDMFETMYAEEGIGLAAQQIDKAIQMFVIDLCVREKDIDFSYTLDGRTPPLELIMPMVMINPEIETSGEELPYEEGCLSFPGIRGNVIRPSVVRVKYQDITGQSHDLECDGIFARVILHENDHIEGTLFIERMHPDVLRPLESKLKKLKRKTRDFLKRRGG